The following proteins are co-located in the Phragmites australis chromosome 10, lpPhrAust1.1, whole genome shotgun sequence genome:
- the LOC133883223 gene encoding uncharacterized protein LOC133883223 isoform X6, whose amino-acid sequence MASASASASPRTTQELIDALTAHLSLYHAAANPTRAPSSSPRAAILRWLASLPPAARSAATTSLLSPAAAAALLSMLRRLRLRGHSSFFVLHSSSPSSSAREADEPTVLSRLSRGLLARAAAGCRAHALLFSNLLLFPSPHSSSRRPNAITVAEALFADLDGLIAAMDEISGGRFLCCGEGEVDLAALACEDFPELPWLNAKGYYVIEEFVANRLEIALRMSWAAAGGCGGRKAARVGKGVKEKAGLAANAFWREKGYVDWWMKLEPRVRARIIGAFFGKGAIAMANEIAEGSDIASREKFCFCLGEPGSFVADTGECIRQPFFRKNRPASIDVANNLSCKKLIFAKELKRLQLVQEIVCLKSNITCCGGDAIFFTSLTSAATVADDILVKLRELLMVVSTESINLELIGDGASKALEKKGVEKTSGGSRKGKKKSNSSKKLTESSKPIKDNGCNSSETRNCRVLLNQCAPSVGGTTAGPASEETPCKEIAPKIKVEQTVGFDDSKNHCNKKKNKRKGKTKVSNLMRPESPGSSKLKKALPRVATEASHKPIEEVDDSPNLPSYVYSFRSEVPEAVSCSNSSILLNGTKVKASRNSTIQEDTSYSPRVSSLVTTKHYQSAHESDAFNMSEQATSYISHNESMVQSSSCLPSRSDNLSSDKLYRNSVDALVRSAQDKTGCDEKHVDHKSVVATDKILPSVIPTPANMLQSAMSDNGAVVKNSGGEYYVYNRNLPGGTSYEWPSVTPPHFVSPEMPHRPAAADRLHLDVGYKWPSQFNQPFLPANHQVRNPPIEAGCNQLLPSLAVPLSFDWPPAFRGYGQLSHNAALSYDPLYTPKMQSSAWSGFPAQLMQRGGICNDKGRKYFGDSDIGDDTESYWFSEEESDGRAHSGRDINQYFGGGVMYWSPAEHTGTGFSRPPSLSSDDSAWAWHEADVIRVVDDVANGIPSTYANGVSSPPSTSSCSLNESVDPAIHSITGNDINSEALPSPLSMQDSPEDKITSVAKSPSCGSEVVKGDTLPYAMLRPIVVPNISRRSSRSDFKGSHDHRSPCVPSNRRDIPLLRRPPSPVVLSVPRVPQPPPPSPAGESRKRGFPIVRSGSSSPRHWGMRSLLSEDKFFHRAQFCLDGPEVVWPSWGNKGTSAGTLVQSIEDTVLQDHLVKISQLSHDQHPDVALPVQPPDMLNGSSHKSSLSLMHDALHEEIDQFCKQVAAGNLVRRSYINWAVKRVTRCLQVLWPRSRTNLFGSNATGLALPTSDVDLVVSLPPVRNLEPIKEAGILEGRNGIKETCLQHAARCLTNQDWVRSDSLKTIENTAIPVIMLVADVPCDTNMSSEYSSVLDSSQEYSVNVLGEQGSPPRSDTSSSEGSNMLVCSKLNKDDCDTVQSIRLDISFKSPSHTGLQTTVLGRIQDKWLPGSLQTHGTYLQLLII is encoded by the exons AtggcctccgcctccgcctccgcctcgccgcGCACCACGCAGGAGCTCATCGACGCCCTCACCGCGCACCTCTCCCTCTACCACGCCGCCGCGAACCCTACCCGCGCCCCCTCCTCGTCCCCGCGCGCCGCGATCCTCCGGTGGCTCGCCTCCCTGCCCCCCGCCGCGcgctccgccgccaccacctccctactctcccccgccgcggccgccgcgctgcTCTCCAtgctccgccgcctccgcctccgggGCCACTCCTCCTTCTTCGTCCTCCACTCCTCGTCCCCGTCCTCCTCCGCGCGCGAGGCCGACGAGCCCACCGTCCTCTCGCGGCTCTCCCGCGGTCTcctcgcccgcgccgccgcgggATGCCGGGCGCATGCCCTCCTCTTCTCCAAccttctcctcttcccctcGCCCCACTCGTCGTCGCGGCGCCCCAACGCGATAACCGTCGCCGAGGCCCTCTTCGCCGACCTCGACGGCCTTATCGCAGCCATGGACGAGATCTCCGGCGGAAGGTTCCTCTGCTGCGGGGAGGGGGAGGTGGACCTGGCTGCGCTGGCGTGCGAGGATTTTCCGGAGCTGCCCTGGCTGAATGCGAAGGGGTACTACGTGATCGAGGAGTTTGTGGCCAACAGGTTGGAGATCGCGCTGCGGATGTCGTGGGCGGCGGCAGGTGGATGTGGAGGGAGGAAGGCGGCAAGGGTTGGGAAGGGTGTGAAGGAGAAGGCTGGGTTGGCCGCAAACGCGTTCTGGAGGGAGAAGGGGTATGTGGATTGGTGGATGAAGCTGGAGCCACGGGTGAGAGCAAGGATCATTGGGGCATTCTTCGGGAAAGGTGCAATTGCAATG GCTAATGAGATCGCTGAAGGATCAGAtattgcttcaagagaaaaattCTGCTTCTGCCTAGGTGAACCAGGATCATTTGTTGCAGATACTGGTGAATGTATACGACAGCCTTTTTTTAGAAAGAATCGACCTGCTTCCATTGATGTTGCAAACAATCTGTCTTGTAAGAAGCTTATTTTTGCTAAAGAGTTGAAAAGACTGCAGCTTGTTCAGGAGATAGTGTGTTTGAAAAGCAACATTACTTGCTGTGGTGGTGATGCAATCTTTTTCACTTCATTAACATCAGCTGCTACTGTTGCTGATGATATACTCGTGAAATTACGAGAGCTCCTCATGGTGGTATCGACGGAAAGTATAAATCTTGAACTTATTGGCGATGGAGCTTCAAAGGCTCTGGAAAAGAAAGGTGTTGAAAAGACCAGTGGAGGTTCTCGGAAAGGAAAGAAGAAGTCTAACAGCTCAAAAAAGCTAACAGAATCTTCTAAGCCAATAAAG GACAATGGATGCAATAGTTCAGAAACTCGCAATTGTAGGGTTTTACTAAACCAATGTGCTCCATCTGTTGGAGGCACTACTGCTGGACCTGCTTCTGAAGAAACTCCTTGCAAGGAAATTGCACCAAAAATAAAGGTG GAGCAAACTGTTGGGTTTGATGACAGCAAGAACCATTGtaacaaaaagaagaacaaacgtAAAGGGAAAACAAAAGTATCAAATCTGATGAGACCTGAGAGCCCAGGATCTAGCAAATTGAAGAAAGCTCTTCCTCGTGTTGCTACAGAAGCCTCACATAAACCTATTGAAGAAGTCGATGACTCACCTAATCTCCCTTCTTATGTCTATTCTTTCAGGAGTGAGGTCCCTGAAGCAGTTAGTTGCTCTAACTCTTCCATATTACTGAATGGAACAAAGGTAAAAGCAAGCAGAAACAGCACAATACAGGAAGACACCTCATATTCTCCTAGAGTTAGCTCGTTAGTTACTACAAAACATTATCAGAGTGCTCATGAGTCTGATGCCTTCAACATGAGTGAGCAGGCAACATCatacattagtcacaatgaaTCCATGGTTCAATCATCTTCATGTTTACCTTCCAGAAGTGATAATCTTTCTTCCGATAAGCTGTACAGAAATTCTGTTGATGCCTTGGTAAGATCTGCACAGGATAAAACTGGCTGTGATGAAAAACACGTGGATCATAAATCTGTGGTGGCAACAGACAAAATATTACCTTCGGTTATCCCTACTCCTGCCAACATGCTTCAAAGTGCTATGAGCGACAATGGTGCAGTAGTGAAAAATAGTGGAGGTGAATATTATGTATACAACAGAAACCTACCGGGAGGAACATCATATGAATGGCCTAGTGTAACGCCACCTCATTTTGTATCTCCTGAAATGCCACATCGCCCAGCTGCAGCGGACAGGTTGCATCTTGATGTTGGTTACAAATGGCCATCTCAATTCAACCAACCCTTTCTTCCCGCCAACCATCAGGTCAGAAATCCGCCAATTGAGGCTGGATGCAATCAACTGTTACCCTCTCTAGCAGTTCCACTAAGTTTTGATTGGCCTCCTGCTTTTAGAGGCTATGGTCAGCTGAGTCATAATGCTGCTTTAAGTTACGATCCATTGTATACCCCAAAGATGCAATCTTCTGCTTGGTCAGGATTTCCTGCTCAACTAATGCAAAGAGGTGGTATTTGCAATGATAAAGGTAGGAAATATTTTGGTGACAGTGATATTGGGGATGATACTGAAAGCTACTGGTTTTCTGAAGAAGAATCAGATGGCCGTGCACATTCTGGAAGAGATATTAATCAATATTTTGGTGGAGGCGTGATGTATTGGAGTCCTGCAGAACACACAGGAACTGGTTTTTCTAGGCCACCATCTCTTAGTTCGGATGATAGTGCTTGGGCTTGGCATGAGGCAGATGTTATACGAGTTGTCGACGACGTTGCTAATGGGATTCCATCTACATATGCAAATGGTGTATCATCACCACCCTCCACTTCATCCTGTTCCCTAAACGAATCTGTGGATCCTGCTATTCACTCAATAACAGGGAATGACATCAACAGTGAagctttgccttctccattgtcCATGCAAGACAGTCCTGAAGATAAAATTACTTCAGTTGCAAAGAGTCCGTCTTGTGGCAGTGAAGTAGTCAAGGGAGATACATTGCCATATGCAATGCTGCGGCCGATAGTTGTTCCTAATATATCACGAAGGTCATCAAGATCGGACTTTAAGGGTAGTCATGATCACAGGAGCCCATGTGTGCCTTCAAACAGGAGGGACATACCTCTTCTGAGAAGACCTCCGTCACCAGTAGTACTTAGTGTTCCTCGCGTGCCTCAGCCACCACCCCCTTCTCCTGCTGGAGAGTCAAGAAAAAGAGGATTCCCAATTGTTAGATCCGGAAGCTCAAGTCCTAGACATTGGGGGATGAGAAGTTTATTATCTGAAGATAAATTTTTCCATAGGGCTCAGTTTTGCTTGGATGGTCCTGAAGTTGTATGGCCTTCATGGGGAAACAAGGGCACTTCTGCTGGTACACTGGTGCAATCAATTGAGGATACTGTTTTGCAGGACCACCTTGTTAAGATTTCACAACTATCTCATGATCAACAT CCAGATGTGGCGTTGCCTGTGCAGCCACCGGATATGCTAAATGGTTCATCTCACAAATCATCCCTCTCTTTGATGCACGATGCTCTACATGAAGAGATAGATCAATTCTGTAAGCAG GTTGCTGCTGGGAATCTGGTGAGGAGATCCTATATAAATTGGGCGGTCAAAAGAGTCACACGCTGCTTGCAGGTTCTCTGGCCTCGTTCCCGCACAAATCTATTTGGCTCGAATGCCACTGGTTTGGCCCTTCCGACTAGTGATGTTGATCTTGTGGTGTCTCTTCCCCCAGTTCGAAACCTG GAACCTATTAAAGAAGCTGGAATTTTGGAAGGCCGGAATGGCATAAAGGAAACATGTCTTCAG caTGCAGCAAGGTGTCTTACAAACCAGGACTGGGTTAGGAGTGATTCCCTCAAAACGATTGAAAATACAGCT ATACCTGTGATCATGCTTGTAGCAGATGTACCTTGTGACACAAATATGTCCAGTGAGTACTCTTCTGTTCTGGATAGTTCACAAGAATATTCAGTTAATGTGCTTGGAGAACAAGGGAGCCCTCCTCGTTCTGATACCTCTAGTTCGGAAGGCAGCAACATGCTGGTGTGTTCAAAATTGAATAAGGATGATTGTGATACTGTACAGTCAATTCGTCTTGATATAAGTTTCAAATCGCCATCCCATACAGGACTGCAAACTACTGTGTTG GGGCGAATCCAGGATAAATGGTTGCCGGGGTCGCTACAAACTCATGGCACATACTTACAACTTCTAATAATATAA
- the LOC133883223 gene encoding uncharacterized protein LOC133883223 isoform X8, giving the protein MASASASASPRTTQELIDALTAHLSLYHAAANPTRAPSSSPRAAILRWLASLPPAARSAATTSLLSPAAAAALLSMLRRLRLRGHSSFFVLHSSSPSSSAREADEPTVLSRLSRGLLARAAAGCRAHALLFSNLLLFPSPHSSSRRPNAITVAEALFADLDGLIAAMDEISGGRFLCCGEGEVDLAALACEDFPELPWLNAKGYYVIEEFVANRLEIALRMSWAAAGGCGGRKAARVGKGVKEKAGLAANAFWREKGYVDWWMKLEPRVRARIIGAFFGKGAIAMANEIAEGSDIASREKFCFCLGEPGSFVADTGECIRQPFFRKNRPASIDVANNLSCKKLIFAKELKRLQLVQEIVCLKSNITCCGGDAIFFTSLTSAATVADDILVKLRELLMVVSTESINLELIGDGASKALEKKGVEKTSGGSRKGKKKSNSSKKLTESSKPIKDNGCNSSETRNCRVLLNQCAPSVGGTTAGPASEETPCKEIAPKIKVEQTVGFDDSKNHCNKKKNKRKGKTKVSNLMRPESPGSSKLKKALPRVATEASHKPIEEVDDSPNLPSYVYSFRSEVPEAVSCSNSSILLNGTKVKASRNSTIQEDTSYSPRVSSLVTTKHYQSAHESDAFNMSEQATSYISHNESMVQSSSCLPSRSDNLSSDKLYRNSVDALVRSAQDKTGCDEKHVDHKSVVATDKILPSVIPTPANMLQSAMSDNGAVVKNSGGEYYVYNRNLPGGTSYEWPSVTPPHFVSPEMPHRPAAADRLHLDVGYKWPSQFNQPFLPANHQVRNPPIEAGCNQLLPSLAVPLSFDWPPAFRGYGQLSHNAALSYDPLYTPKMQSSAWSGFPAQLMQRGGICNDKGRKYFGDSDIGDDTESYWFSEEESDGRAHSGRDINQYFGGGVMYWSPAEHTGTGFSRPPSLSSDDSAWAWHEADVIRVVDDVANGIPSTYANGVSSPPSTSSCSLNESVDPAIHSITGNDINSEALPSPLSMQDSPEDKITSVAKSPSCGSEVVKGDTLPYAMLRPIVVPNISRRSSRSDFKGSHDHRSPCVPSNRRDIPLLRRPPSPVVLSVPRVPQPPPPSPAGESRKRGFPIVRSGSSSPRHWGMRSLLSEDKFFHRAQFCLDGPEVVWPSWGNKGTSAGTLVQSIEDTVLQDHLVKISQLSHDQHPDVALPVQPPDMLNGSSHKSSLSLMHDALHEEIDQFCKQVAAGNLVRRSYINWAVKRVTRCLQVLWPRSRTNLFGSNATGLALPTSDVDLVVSLPPVRNLEPIKEAGILEGRNGIKETCLQHAARCLTNQDWVRSDSLKTIENTAMYLVTQICPVSTLLFWIVHKNIQLMCLENKGALLVLIPLVRKAATCWCVQN; this is encoded by the exons AtggcctccgcctccgcctccgcctcgccgcGCACCACGCAGGAGCTCATCGACGCCCTCACCGCGCACCTCTCCCTCTACCACGCCGCCGCGAACCCTACCCGCGCCCCCTCCTCGTCCCCGCGCGCCGCGATCCTCCGGTGGCTCGCCTCCCTGCCCCCCGCCGCGcgctccgccgccaccacctccctactctcccccgccgcggccgccgcgctgcTCTCCAtgctccgccgcctccgcctccgggGCCACTCCTCCTTCTTCGTCCTCCACTCCTCGTCCCCGTCCTCCTCCGCGCGCGAGGCCGACGAGCCCACCGTCCTCTCGCGGCTCTCCCGCGGTCTcctcgcccgcgccgccgcgggATGCCGGGCGCATGCCCTCCTCTTCTCCAAccttctcctcttcccctcGCCCCACTCGTCGTCGCGGCGCCCCAACGCGATAACCGTCGCCGAGGCCCTCTTCGCCGACCTCGACGGCCTTATCGCAGCCATGGACGAGATCTCCGGCGGAAGGTTCCTCTGCTGCGGGGAGGGGGAGGTGGACCTGGCTGCGCTGGCGTGCGAGGATTTTCCGGAGCTGCCCTGGCTGAATGCGAAGGGGTACTACGTGATCGAGGAGTTTGTGGCCAACAGGTTGGAGATCGCGCTGCGGATGTCGTGGGCGGCGGCAGGTGGATGTGGAGGGAGGAAGGCGGCAAGGGTTGGGAAGGGTGTGAAGGAGAAGGCTGGGTTGGCCGCAAACGCGTTCTGGAGGGAGAAGGGGTATGTGGATTGGTGGATGAAGCTGGAGCCACGGGTGAGAGCAAGGATCATTGGGGCATTCTTCGGGAAAGGTGCAATTGCAATG GCTAATGAGATCGCTGAAGGATCAGAtattgcttcaagagaaaaattCTGCTTCTGCCTAGGTGAACCAGGATCATTTGTTGCAGATACTGGTGAATGTATACGACAGCCTTTTTTTAGAAAGAATCGACCTGCTTCCATTGATGTTGCAAACAATCTGTCTTGTAAGAAGCTTATTTTTGCTAAAGAGTTGAAAAGACTGCAGCTTGTTCAGGAGATAGTGTGTTTGAAAAGCAACATTACTTGCTGTGGTGGTGATGCAATCTTTTTCACTTCATTAACATCAGCTGCTACTGTTGCTGATGATATACTCGTGAAATTACGAGAGCTCCTCATGGTGGTATCGACGGAAAGTATAAATCTTGAACTTATTGGCGATGGAGCTTCAAAGGCTCTGGAAAAGAAAGGTGTTGAAAAGACCAGTGGAGGTTCTCGGAAAGGAAAGAAGAAGTCTAACAGCTCAAAAAAGCTAACAGAATCTTCTAAGCCAATAAAG GACAATGGATGCAATAGTTCAGAAACTCGCAATTGTAGGGTTTTACTAAACCAATGTGCTCCATCTGTTGGAGGCACTACTGCTGGACCTGCTTCTGAAGAAACTCCTTGCAAGGAAATTGCACCAAAAATAAAGGTG GAGCAAACTGTTGGGTTTGATGACAGCAAGAACCATTGtaacaaaaagaagaacaaacgtAAAGGGAAAACAAAAGTATCAAATCTGATGAGACCTGAGAGCCCAGGATCTAGCAAATTGAAGAAAGCTCTTCCTCGTGTTGCTACAGAAGCCTCACATAAACCTATTGAAGAAGTCGATGACTCACCTAATCTCCCTTCTTATGTCTATTCTTTCAGGAGTGAGGTCCCTGAAGCAGTTAGTTGCTCTAACTCTTCCATATTACTGAATGGAACAAAGGTAAAAGCAAGCAGAAACAGCACAATACAGGAAGACACCTCATATTCTCCTAGAGTTAGCTCGTTAGTTACTACAAAACATTATCAGAGTGCTCATGAGTCTGATGCCTTCAACATGAGTGAGCAGGCAACATCatacattagtcacaatgaaTCCATGGTTCAATCATCTTCATGTTTACCTTCCAGAAGTGATAATCTTTCTTCCGATAAGCTGTACAGAAATTCTGTTGATGCCTTGGTAAGATCTGCACAGGATAAAACTGGCTGTGATGAAAAACACGTGGATCATAAATCTGTGGTGGCAACAGACAAAATATTACCTTCGGTTATCCCTACTCCTGCCAACATGCTTCAAAGTGCTATGAGCGACAATGGTGCAGTAGTGAAAAATAGTGGAGGTGAATATTATGTATACAACAGAAACCTACCGGGAGGAACATCATATGAATGGCCTAGTGTAACGCCACCTCATTTTGTATCTCCTGAAATGCCACATCGCCCAGCTGCAGCGGACAGGTTGCATCTTGATGTTGGTTACAAATGGCCATCTCAATTCAACCAACCCTTTCTTCCCGCCAACCATCAGGTCAGAAATCCGCCAATTGAGGCTGGATGCAATCAACTGTTACCCTCTCTAGCAGTTCCACTAAGTTTTGATTGGCCTCCTGCTTTTAGAGGCTATGGTCAGCTGAGTCATAATGCTGCTTTAAGTTACGATCCATTGTATACCCCAAAGATGCAATCTTCTGCTTGGTCAGGATTTCCTGCTCAACTAATGCAAAGAGGTGGTATTTGCAATGATAAAGGTAGGAAATATTTTGGTGACAGTGATATTGGGGATGATACTGAAAGCTACTGGTTTTCTGAAGAAGAATCAGATGGCCGTGCACATTCTGGAAGAGATATTAATCAATATTTTGGTGGAGGCGTGATGTATTGGAGTCCTGCAGAACACACAGGAACTGGTTTTTCTAGGCCACCATCTCTTAGTTCGGATGATAGTGCTTGGGCTTGGCATGAGGCAGATGTTATACGAGTTGTCGACGACGTTGCTAATGGGATTCCATCTACATATGCAAATGGTGTATCATCACCACCCTCCACTTCATCCTGTTCCCTAAACGAATCTGTGGATCCTGCTATTCACTCAATAACAGGGAATGACATCAACAGTGAagctttgccttctccattgtcCATGCAAGACAGTCCTGAAGATAAAATTACTTCAGTTGCAAAGAGTCCGTCTTGTGGCAGTGAAGTAGTCAAGGGAGATACATTGCCATATGCAATGCTGCGGCCGATAGTTGTTCCTAATATATCACGAAGGTCATCAAGATCGGACTTTAAGGGTAGTCATGATCACAGGAGCCCATGTGTGCCTTCAAACAGGAGGGACATACCTCTTCTGAGAAGACCTCCGTCACCAGTAGTACTTAGTGTTCCTCGCGTGCCTCAGCCACCACCCCCTTCTCCTGCTGGAGAGTCAAGAAAAAGAGGATTCCCAATTGTTAGATCCGGAAGCTCAAGTCCTAGACATTGGGGGATGAGAAGTTTATTATCTGAAGATAAATTTTTCCATAGGGCTCAGTTTTGCTTGGATGGTCCTGAAGTTGTATGGCCTTCATGGGGAAACAAGGGCACTTCTGCTGGTACACTGGTGCAATCAATTGAGGATACTGTTTTGCAGGACCACCTTGTTAAGATTTCACAACTATCTCATGATCAACAT CCAGATGTGGCGTTGCCTGTGCAGCCACCGGATATGCTAAATGGTTCATCTCACAAATCATCCCTCTCTTTGATGCACGATGCTCTACATGAAGAGATAGATCAATTCTGTAAGCAG GTTGCTGCTGGGAATCTGGTGAGGAGATCCTATATAAATTGGGCGGTCAAAAGAGTCACACGCTGCTTGCAGGTTCTCTGGCCTCGTTCCCGCACAAATCTATTTGGCTCGAATGCCACTGGTTTGGCCCTTCCGACTAGTGATGTTGATCTTGTGGTGTCTCTTCCCCCAGTTCGAAACCTG GAACCTATTAAAGAAGCTGGAATTTTGGAAGGCCGGAATGGCATAAAGGAAACATGTCTTCAG caTGCAGCAAGGTGTCTTACAAACCAGGACTGGGTTAGGAGTGATTCCCTCAAAACGATTGAAAATACAGCT ATGTACCTTGTGACACAAATATGTCCAGTGAGTACTCTTCTGTTCTGGATAGTTCACAAGAATATTCAGTTAATGTGCTTGGAGAACAAGGGAGCCCTCCTCGTTCTGATACCTCTAGTTCGGAAGGCAGCAACATGCTGGTGTGTTCAAAATTGA